One segment of Desulfonatronum thiosulfatophilum DNA contains the following:
- a CDS encoding M48 family metalloprotease: MTTLGSFFHLFVSNFHLRRDEDQQVNNESAFFRLRIGAHCFAIFLLILSLLLLPQAASAQLSLGRFTISDEVELGRKFNILIRSRLPMVEDPEILEYVQGILERLNQQMPPQPFPVQIGVIRHGALNAFAGPGGHIFVHTGLLQHLENESEFAGVVAHELAHVSQRHIARRIEKAQFVNLATLLGVLASVFLGGDAQSALLYGSVAAGQSAMLSYSREDEREADQVGMNYLIAAGLRPQGMVHSFETIRKLRWLGGSAPLYLSTHPGIDERIGSMKDRVDRLPAHIREREENNDNYLRARMLVMARYTEPDQALAFFRGRELGSCLDDLGLAIALDRGNQTAEAQAAYERALACSPNDPLILREAGVFFLRLGNFDESARRLQEAVLRNPRDLMALFHYARLQIAVNQEDEAIKLLERILKHLPEQSSVHALLGRVLGQTGRLFSAHTHLAYAAIYSGDKKQAGFHMARAEEHARSTQEKSELEKIREILKEREELMR; the protein is encoded by the coding sequence ATGACGACACTAGGCAGTTTTTTTCATCTGTTTGTCTCCAACTTCCATTTGCGCCGCGATGAAGACCAGCAGGTCAATAATGAATCCGCATTCTTTAGACTGCGAATCGGTGCCCATTGTTTTGCGATTTTCCTCCTAATTCTCAGCCTCCTGCTCCTCCCCCAGGCTGCAAGCGCGCAATTATCCCTTGGCCGATTTACAATTTCCGATGAAGTCGAACTCGGCCGAAAATTCAACATCCTGATCCGTTCCCGCCTGCCCATGGTGGAAGATCCGGAAATACTGGAATATGTACAGGGCATCCTTGAACGACTGAACCAACAGATGCCGCCCCAACCCTTCCCTGTTCAGATCGGTGTAATACGCCATGGAGCTCTGAACGCCTTTGCCGGCCCCGGCGGCCATATTTTCGTGCATACCGGCCTCTTGCAGCACCTGGAAAACGAATCCGAGTTTGCCGGGGTGGTGGCCCATGAGTTGGCCCACGTGTCTCAACGTCATATCGCCCGTCGCATTGAGAAAGCGCAGTTCGTTAATCTGGCAACGCTGCTTGGCGTGCTGGCCAGCGTGTTCCTGGGCGGCGATGCCCAGTCAGCTCTGCTTTACGGCTCAGTGGCCGCGGGACAGAGTGCAATGCTTTCCTACAGCAGAGAAGACGAACGCGAGGCCGATCAGGTCGGAATGAACTATCTTATCGCCGCGGGTTTACGGCCTCAGGGCATGGTTCATTCATTTGAGACTATCCGTAAACTGCGCTGGCTGGGCGGCTCCGCTCCTCTGTACCTGAGCACGCATCCAGGCATTGACGAACGGATCGGCTCCATGAAGGACAGGGTGGATCGTTTGCCGGCCCACATCCGGGAGCGTGAGGAAAACAACGATAATTATTTGCGTGCCCGGATGCTGGTCATGGCGCGATACACCGAACCAGACCAGGCACTGGCATTTTTTCGGGGAAGGGAATTGGGATCCTGCCTGGATGATCTTGGGCTCGCCATAGCACTGGATCGCGGCAACCAAACCGCGGAAGCCCAGGCTGCTTATGAGCGTGCCTTGGCATGTTCTCCGAATGACCCACTTATCTTGCGCGAAGCCGGTGTTTTCTTTCTTCGTCTTGGAAATTTTGATGAGTCAGCCCGCAGACTCCAGGAAGCAGTTCTACGCAACCCCCGCGATTTGATGGCCCTTTTTCACTACGCCCGGCTCCAGATTGCCGTGAACCAGGAAGATGAGGCAATCAAGCTCCTGGAGCGAATTCTGAAGCATCTGCCGGAGCAATCTTCTGTCCATGCCCTGCTGGGTCGCGTCTTGGGTCAGACAGGACGGCTTTTTTCCGCACATACCCACCTCGCCTACGCGGCCATCTATTCAGGGGACAAAAAACAGGCTGGTTTCCATATGGCACGCGCTGAAGAACATGCCCGTTCAACTCAGGAGAAATCCGAGCTGGAAAAGATTCGCGAAATATTGAAGGAACGCGAAGAACTGATGAGATGA
- a CDS encoding P-II family nitrogen regulator, translating to MKMITAIIKPFKLDDVRTALTEAGVQGLTVTEVRGFGRQKGHTEVYRGAEYVVDFRPKLKLEAAIPDDMEDKVVQVIQSAAHTGKIGDGKIFVYNLEKCVRIRTSESGPDAL from the coding sequence ATGAAAATGATTACTGCGATAATCAAACCGTTCAAGCTGGATGATGTGCGAACGGCATTGACGGAAGCGGGGGTTCAGGGACTGACGGTGACGGAGGTCAGGGGCTTTGGAAGACAGAAAGGGCACACGGAAGTTTATCGCGGCGCGGAATATGTGGTCGACTTCAGACCGAAGCTGAAACTGGAAGCGGCAATCCCGGACGATATGGAAGACAAGGTCGTGCAGGTCATCCAGTCCGCGGCACATACAGGAAAAATCGGTGACGGCAAAATCTTTGTCTACAATTTGGAAAAATGCGTGCGCATCCGAACAAGTGAAAGCGGACCTGACGCATTATAG
- a CDS encoding ammonium transporter: protein MEQLLEISYALDTFYFLMSGMLVMWMAAGFTMLESGLVRSKNTVEILTKNIGLYSIACIMYLLVGYNIMYGDSNSSIIPGIGFLVGGDNSVADVLAGGEDAPYYSNIADFFFQVVFVATAMSIISGAVAERMKLWSFFIFAIVLTGFIYPIQGYWSWGGGFLDGLGYSDYAGSGIVHMAGASAALAAVLLLGARKGKYGPDGQINPIPGANMPLATLGTFILWMGWFGFNGGSELKVSDVESANTVAMVFANTNLAAAAGVVAGLITAQLMFGKADLTMGLNGALAGLVAITAGPDSPSMILAVFIGAVGGVIVVFSIVALDKLRIDDPVGAISVHGVVGIWGLLAVLMSNDEATFFGQLAGIVCIFGFVFIASLLLWMILKLTIGIRVSEEMEYQGMDLAECGLEAYPEFSGSRLSSK from the coding sequence GTGGAACAGTTGCTTGAAATCAGTTACGCCCTGGATACATTTTATTTCCTCATGTCCGGAATGCTGGTCATGTGGATGGCCGCCGGATTCACCATGCTTGAATCAGGCCTGGTTCGCTCAAAAAATACCGTTGAAATTCTGACAAAAAATATCGGACTCTATTCCATTGCCTGCATCATGTATCTCCTCGTGGGCTACAATATCATGTATGGAGACTCCAACAGTTCCATCATCCCCGGAATCGGATTTCTGGTAGGCGGAGACAATTCCGTGGCGGACGTTCTCGCCGGAGGGGAAGACGCCCCATATTATTCCAATATTGCGGACTTTTTCTTCCAGGTTGTCTTCGTCGCCACGGCCATGTCCATCATTTCCGGCGCCGTGGCCGAACGGATGAAACTGTGGTCGTTCTTTATCTTCGCCATCGTCCTGACCGGCTTCATTTATCCAATCCAGGGATACTGGAGCTGGGGCGGCGGATTTTTGGATGGACTCGGTTACTCCGACTATGCTGGGTCAGGCATCGTGCATATGGCCGGGGCATCCGCGGCTTTGGCGGCAGTACTCCTGCTGGGTGCCAGAAAAGGTAAATACGGTCCTGATGGTCAGATCAATCCCATTCCAGGCGCCAACATGCCCTTGGCCACCCTGGGAACCTTCATCTTATGGATGGGATGGTTCGGATTCAACGGCGGATCTGAACTAAAGGTGTCGGATGTGGAATCAGCCAACACCGTAGCCATGGTATTTGCCAACACCAACCTTGCGGCTGCAGCCGGAGTAGTGGCTGGCCTGATCACGGCTCAGCTGATGTTCGGCAAAGCGGATCTGACCATGGGCTTGAACGGTGCGTTGGCTGGCCTTGTGGCCATCACCGCGGGACCTGACTCTCCGTCCATGATCCTGGCAGTGTTCATTGGAGCTGTCGGCGGCGTGATCGTTGTGTTTTCCATCGTCGCCCTGGACAAACTTCGCATCGACGACCCTGTGGGCGCCATATCCGTTCACGGCGTCGTCGGCATCTGGGGTTTGCTGGCGGTTCTCATGTCCAATGATGAAGCCACCTTCTTCGGACAGCTTGCCGGAATCGTCTGCATTTTCGGATTCGTGTTCATTGCCAGCTTGCTGTTGTGGATGATCCTTAAACTGACCATTGGAATCCGGGTGAGCGAAGAAATGGAATACCAGGGCATGGATCTGGCCGAATGCGGACTGGAAGCCTATCCGGAATTCTCCGGCTCAAGATTATCCAGCAAATAA
- the gspM gene encoding type II secretion system protein GspM, producing MFATTIQRVAYWRDWPPERQRGALYLLTTLIALIFFFLWFWLHAWTVRTEEQSRLALERHARVLEMVQEIRGTERKHDRPQATMPVLIAARQVSRDIGLEDKLTSVRPALQATGRDGVQLYYEQLNLPDLLALLEALSRDAGLRTSTLTFNRRMDNPSLADLQLVLFR from the coding sequence ATGTTCGCTACGACGATTCAACGAGTGGCATACTGGCGGGATTGGCCGCCGGAGCGGCAACGCGGCGCGCTGTATTTGCTGACGACGCTTATCGCATTAATCTTTTTTTTCCTCTGGTTCTGGCTCCATGCCTGGACCGTACGTACCGAGGAACAGAGCCGGCTGGCTCTGGAACGTCATGCGCGGGTTCTGGAAATGGTTCAGGAAATCCGCGGAACGGAACGAAAGCATGACCGACCCCAGGCAACCATGCCCGTCCTGATTGCCGCGCGCCAGGTCAGCAGGGACATTGGTCTGGAGGACAAGCTCACCTCGGTCAGGCCGGCTCTGCAAGCCACTGGCCGCGACGGGGTCCAGCTGTATTACGAACAGTTGAACCTGCCGGATCTGCTCGCGCTCCTGGAGGCCCTGAGCCGGGATGCCGGGCTGCGAACCTCAACCTTGACCTTTAACCGGCGCATGGACAATCCCTCTCTGGCCGATCTTCAATTGGTACTTTTTCGATGA
- a CDS encoding type II secretion system protein GspK, translating into MTPRSKNDDPRAMQPRGAILVLVLVTLILFSTLVLQVSQRAVHVVEDHTFLVQALQAELQAEAALAKALEMLGQSNAASSSDGGRPESWTWQEDGIRIIVMPANAKLNLNALHPPSLPPQGMQRLHAALPRILQDEALEAEVQDILLWLGLGYDPNKPGSERRADRPYAEVQPNYRPRKGAMQRPEELLLVRGFAGLDPDWVRERFTVWGRDGRVNLNFAASDVLLALAPELEAYWPAIDRYRTEQGFRSTDELMMQIRLPMDLYQRVLPHIALESDIFEISVEVRLPAWYEMHRVIVEHSAILAETPPRILAKDILESRPLDIIPRRGVQTGAM; encoded by the coding sequence ATGACGCCGCGCTCTAAAAACGACGATCCGCGCGCCATGCAGCCACGGGGGGCCATTCTGGTTCTGGTCCTGGTGACGTTGATCCTTTTCAGTACGCTTGTCCTGCAGGTCTCCCAGCGCGCCGTCCATGTCGTTGAAGATCACACATTTCTGGTCCAGGCGCTTCAGGCGGAACTGCAAGCCGAAGCTGCCCTGGCGAAGGCCCTGGAAATGCTTGGACAGAGCAATGCGGCAAGTTCAAGCGACGGCGGGCGTCCGGAATCCTGGACCTGGCAGGAAGACGGCATCCGGATCATTGTGATGCCGGCCAATGCGAAGCTGAACCTGAATGCTCTGCATCCTCCAAGTCTTCCCCCGCAGGGCATGCAGCGCCTGCATGCCGCTTTGCCCCGAATTCTGCAAGACGAGGCTCTTGAAGCGGAGGTTCAGGACATCCTGCTCTGGCTTGGCCTGGGATACGATCCGAACAAGCCGGGCTCCGAACGCCGGGCGGATAGGCCTTACGCCGAAGTTCAGCCAAACTATCGTCCCAGAAAGGGAGCTATGCAGCGGCCGGAGGAGCTGCTTCTGGTCCGGGGATTCGCCGGGCTCGATCCGGACTGGGTGCGGGAGCGGTTCACTGTCTGGGGCCGGGATGGCCGGGTCAACCTCAACTTTGCCGCGTCCGATGTCCTGCTGGCCCTGGCTCCGGAACTGGAAGCCTACTGGCCTGCTATTGACCGATACCGGACAGAGCAAGGGTTCCGGAGCACCGACGAACTGATGATGCAAATCAGGCTGCCCATGGACCTGTATCAGCGAGTGCTGCCGCATATTGCCCTGGAGTCGGACATTTTCGAAATATCTGTTGAGGTCCGTCTACCTGCATGGTATGAAATGCACCGTGTGATCGTGGAACATTCCGCTATCCTGGCGGAAACGCCGCCCCGCATCCTTGCCAAGGACATCCTGGAGTCCAGGCCTTTGGACATCATTCCGAGAAGAGGCGTCCAAACAGGGGCGATGTGA
- a CDS encoding prepilin-type N-terminal cleavage/methylation domain-containing protein, whose translation MSLSTSNSMLQRRFGVHRFPAVKACRGRDVVGFTLLEVLVALAAAGLLVAMIASVLGRGTVVSSALEQASEGQRSRGVLHRLLSMDLRNVLPDTEITFTDQGFTLETGHNHLLPGPMPVTVTWFFTDQGLQRDEEQLELGYVRSTVIMPELESWALALYDLSESRWIDLRSWLHAGDRPFPAGMRLDLQAPGHHSWRFVFRLPLQHDAAL comes from the coding sequence ATGTCCTTGTCGACCTCAAATTCCATGCTCCAGCGGCGCTTTGGCGTACACCGGTTTCCAGCGGTCAAAGCATGTCGCGGCCGTGATGTTGTCGGCTTCACTCTCCTGGAAGTTCTTGTCGCCCTTGCCGCCGCCGGCCTGCTTGTGGCCATGATTGCTTCGGTTCTCGGACGCGGGACCGTGGTATCGTCGGCGCTGGAGCAGGCGTCGGAGGGGCAGCGCTCTCGCGGCGTGCTGCATCGGCTGCTGAGCATGGACCTGCGCAATGTTCTTCCGGATACGGAAATCACTTTCACGGATCAAGGCTTTACCTTGGAAACAGGACATAATCATCTTCTCCCCGGTCCCATGCCGGTGACGGTAACTTGGTTTTTCACGGACCAGGGCCTGCAACGTGACGAGGAACAGCTGGAACTGGGCTATGTCCGATCGACGGTCATTATGCCGGAGTTGGAGAGCTGGGCTCTTGCGCTTTACGATTTGAGCGAATCCAGATGGATCGATCTGCGGTCGTGGCTGCATGCCGGAGACAGGCCGTTCCCGGCCGGCATGCGTTTGGATTTGCAGGCTCCCGGGCATCACTCCTGGCGTTTCGTTTTCCGTCTGCCGTTGCAACATGACGCCGCGCTCTAA
- a CDS encoding prepilin-type N-terminal cleavage/methylation domain-containing protein has translation MIFTRPHNNATGFSLVEVLVALVVAATLASGLLALQHHGLNQAREADLLWDHLGIAQEALMGVELARAETQAMPDWHVSVMPASPERPTPWILVVTRAAGREMNWIWPSVAP, from the coding sequence ATGATCTTCACCCGGCCGCACAATAATGCAACGGGATTTTCCCTGGTGGAGGTTCTGGTGGCTCTGGTCGTGGCCGCGACCCTGGCCTCAGGCCTGCTCGCACTCCAGCATCACGGTCTGAACCAGGCCAGGGAAGCCGACCTGCTCTGGGATCATCTGGGGATAGCCCAGGAAGCGCTCATGGGCGTTGAATTGGCCCGTGCCGAAACGCAGGCCATGCCGGACTGGCACGTCAGTGTCATGCCTGCCTCGCCGGAGAGGCCCACTCCCTGGATTTTAGTGGTCACCCGCGCTGCCGGGCGTGAAATGAACTGGATCTGGCCGTCTGTCGCACCGTGA
- a CDS encoding prepilin-type N-terminal cleavage/methylation domain-containing protein produces the protein MRRNCDAYSGQTGLTLVELLIVLLIVSLGWFTLLPRLDPTGPRRADVPLHELNVFLDQVRHAAFLSGRFQEVRLDHVQGRIVWNDASHSMHQPVTRCTINASPCPRSEALLRIYPAGYMDPLVLVFANGEQWKTSELDVRLLASERR, from the coding sequence ATGAGACGCAACTGTGACGCATACTCCGGGCAGACCGGGCTGACTCTGGTGGAGCTGCTCATTGTGCTGCTCATCGTGAGTCTGGGCTGGTTTACCCTGCTGCCCAGGCTTGATCCCACTGGTCCTCGCCGTGCTGACGTCCCGTTGCACGAGTTGAATGTCTTTCTGGATCAGGTCCGACATGCGGCGTTTTTGTCGGGTCGATTTCAGGAGGTCCGCCTGGATCACGTCCAGGGGCGCATTGTCTGGAACGACGCCTCGCACAGCATGCATCAGCCGGTGACCCGCTGCACCATCAACGCGTCGCCTTGTCCGCGTTCGGAAGCGCTTCTGCGAATCTATCCCGCGGGCTATATGGATCCTCTTGTTCTTGTATTTGCAAACGGAGAACAATGGAAGACCAGCGAACTTGACGTGCGGTTGTTGGCTTCGGAGCGTCGATGA
- the gspG gene encoding type II secretion system major pseudopilin GspG translates to MKQSPGFSLIELMIVVVILGLMATLLVPRIMDRPEEARAAKARVDIRTMESALRLYRLDNGVYPTTEQGLAALITKPERGAPLRNYRPGGYLEASSVPRDPWGNEYRYRSPGQQGRDYEITSLGSDGKEGGSGFARDINSWELDE, encoded by the coding sequence ATGAAACAAAGTCCAGGCTTCAGCCTGATCGAACTGATGATCGTCGTGGTCATTCTTGGGTTAATGGCCACGCTGCTGGTGCCCCGAATCATGGATCGTCCGGAGGAAGCCAGGGCGGCCAAAGCCCGCGTGGACATCCGGACCATGGAATCCGCCTTGCGGCTTTACAGGTTGGACAATGGCGTCTACCCAACCACGGAGCAGGGACTGGCCGCGTTGATCACGAAACCGGAAAGAGGCGCCCCGCTCCGAAACTACCGCCCGGGTGGGTATCTTGAAGCCTCTTCCGTGCCCAGGGATCCCTGGGGCAATGAATACCGTTACCGATCGCCGGGGCAGCAGGGCCGGGATTACGAAATCACCAGCCTGGGGTCCGACGGAAAAGAGGGTGGTTCCGGTTTTGCCAGAGACATCAACAGTTGGGAACTCGACGAGTGA
- a CDS encoding heparan-alpha-glucosaminide N-acetyltransferase → MPADSPPSRISLLDLFRGSAVLLMLVYHFCFDLRYFGVIRFNFESDPFWLIFRSIIVSSFVLAVGVSLALSTRNGLDPGRFIRRQAILVAAAAMVSLGTYLLFPSTWVVFGILHFIFVGRILALFFLRFHAMNLLFALLFLLAGLLLEHPAFNHPWLHWLGMMTHKPFTEDYVPVLPWFGVLLLGIPLGKMFAQGRLPLQFVSSLPTVLAPLSWLGRNSLAVYLLHQPLFMGILYLVVR, encoded by the coding sequence ATGCCCGCCGATTCACCACCATCCCGGATATCCCTCCTGGACCTGTTCCGGGGCAGCGCCGTGCTGCTCATGCTTGTCTACCATTTCTGCTTCGACCTGCGATATTTCGGCGTTATACGCTTCAATTTCGAGAGCGATCCGTTCTGGCTGATTTTTCGCTCGATCATCGTCAGCAGCTTTGTGCTGGCTGTGGGCGTCAGCCTTGCCCTGTCCACCCGCAACGGCCTCGATCCAGGGCGTTTCATCCGCAGACAAGCAATCCTGGTAGCGGCGGCGGCCATGGTTTCCCTGGGCACATACCTGCTTTTCCCGTCAACCTGGGTAGTTTTCGGAATCCTGCACTTCATCTTTGTCGGCAGGATTTTGGCATTGTTTTTCTTGCGCTTCCACGCAATGAACCTGCTCTTTGCCCTGCTCTTCCTGCTTGCCGGACTACTCCTCGAACACCCGGCGTTCAACCATCCCTGGCTGCACTGGCTGGGTATGATGACGCACAAGCCGTTCACGGAAGATTACGTCCCGGTACTGCCGTGGTTCGGTGTCCTGCTGCTGGGCATTCCACTCGGAAAAATGTTTGCACAAGGCCGATTGCCGTTGCAGTTCGTCTCCAGCTTGCCGACTGTCCTCGCTCCCTTATCTTGGCTGGGCCGGAACAGCCTGGCCGTCTACCTGCTCCATCAGCCCCTGTTCATGGGCATCCTGTACCTTGTTGTGCGCTGA
- a CDS encoding sensor histidine kinase, translated as MHSELQQDRAVKVRNTYQQGEGRKLRWVFVLLTGFWTILAIVLAELNYRHAYSTSLEVAQASARDTFARDSVYRRWAAAQGGLYVPVTPKTPPNPYLSHLPNRDISASCGQELTLVNPAYMTRQVQEMGREEYGLRGRITSLKPLRSENAPDEWETKALSALQKGETEASSIETLDDELYFRFMRPLVTEEGCLKCHAEQGFMLGDIQGGISVSVPWEPFRNSLRTLQRTDLFTYGAIWFFGFLGLLIAGQRINLHLSERRQAEESLKASLKEKEMLLREVHHRVKNNLAVISALLNMQRQTVEDPVGSTALKDLDGRIKAIALVHERLYSKGSLAEIDFQDYLDTLLRELSASLGIQSDIRCVARAQDILLGIDVAVPCGMIVNELVTNAFKYAFPGNNPRAGAQHKEISVSLHEDDKGYMLVVADNGVGMPGEIDLQSTRSYGLRIARMIAAHQLRGAIDLDRSNGTRFVITFDSSTKEA; from the coding sequence ATGCACAGTGAATTGCAACAGGATCGTGCGGTTAAAGTACGGAACACATATCAGCAAGGAGAGGGGCGGAAGCTGCGATGGGTTTTTGTCCTTCTGACTGGGTTTTGGACGATCCTCGCGATTGTCCTCGCGGAACTGAACTACCGGCACGCCTATTCCACATCTCTGGAGGTCGCGCAGGCCAGCGCCCGGGACACCTTTGCCCGTGATTCCGTGTATCGTCGATGGGCGGCTGCACAAGGCGGTCTCTATGTGCCAGTGACGCCGAAAACGCCTCCCAACCCCTACCTTTCGCATCTTCCGAACAGAGACATATCCGCTTCCTGCGGTCAAGAATTGACTCTGGTCAATCCAGCCTACATGACCCGCCAAGTTCAGGAAATGGGCCGGGAAGAATACGGGCTGCGCGGTCGGATAACCAGCCTCAAACCTCTCAGGTCCGAAAATGCGCCGGACGAATGGGAGACAAAGGCCTTATCCGCGCTCCAGAAAGGGGAAACTGAGGCATCTTCCATTGAAACACTCGACGATGAGCTCTATTTCCGTTTCATGCGACCCCTGGTTACCGAAGAAGGATGCCTGAAGTGCCATGCGGAACAAGGTTTCATGCTTGGCGATATCCAAGGGGGAATCAGTGTTTCCGTGCCCTGGGAGCCGTTCAGGAATAGTCTGCGGACGCTTCAACGCACGGACCTGTTCACGTATGGAGCGATCTGGTTCTTCGGTTTTCTGGGGCTCTTGATTGCCGGACAACGTATCAATCTCCATCTTTCCGAACGCAGGCAGGCAGAGGAATCACTGAAGGCATCCCTCAAGGAAAAGGAGATGCTGCTCCGCGAAGTGCATCACCGGGTGAAAAACAACCTGGCCGTGATCTCCGCCTTGTTGAACATGCAGCGCCAGACGGTGGAGGATCCGGTCGGTTCCACGGCACTGAAAGATCTTGATGGACGGATCAAGGCCATCGCCCTGGTCCATGAGCGACTTTACAGCAAAGGGAGTCTGGCAGAGATCGATTTTCAGGATTATCTGGACACGCTTCTGCGGGAACTTAGCGCCTCCCTCGGGATCCAGAGCGACATTCGTTGTGTAGCCAGGGCTCAGGACATCCTTCTGGGGATCGACGTCGCCGTCCCCTGCGGCATGATCGTCAACGAACTGGTAACCAACGCTTTTAAGTACGCATTTCCCGGCAACAATCCCCGAGCCGGTGCTCAACACAAGGAAATCAGCGTTTCCTTACATGAGGACGACAAGGGCTATATGCTCGTCGTTGCCGACAACGGCGTAGGAATGCCAGGGGAAATTGATCTTCAGTCAACACGTTCGTATGGTTTGCGGATCGCCAGAATGATTGCTGCGCACCAGCTGCGAGGCGCCATTGACCTGGATCGCTCGAATGGCACCCGTTTCGTCATCACCTTTGATTCCAGTACAAAAGAAGCCTAG
- a CDS encoding response regulator has product MTSQKRVLIIEDDGILAMALESLLTNMGHVVVKAVATGEDGIVAVKDAQPELVLMDINLAGRMNGITAAEHIRSFSDIPIVYLTGHSEEAVVREAEKTKPHGFLLKPVLKKQLKTCLESL; this is encoded by the coding sequence ATGACGAGTCAAAAACGAGTTCTTATCATTGAAGACGACGGGATTCTGGCCATGGCCCTGGAAAGCTTGTTGACCAATATGGGGCATGTCGTCGTCAAGGCCGTGGCCACGGGTGAAGATGGAATTGTCGCGGTCAAGGATGCGCAGCCCGAGCTGGTGCTCATGGACATCAATCTGGCCGGCCGGATGAACGGGATAACCGCGGCTGAGCATATCCGATCCTTTTCTGATATCCCCATCGTTTATTTAACCGGCCACTCAGAAGAAGCGGTCGTTCGAGAGGCGGAAAAGACAAAGCCTCACGGTTTCCTGCTCAAGCCCGTATTGAAAAAGCAACTCAAGACATGCCTGGAGAGTTTGTAA
- a CDS encoding sulfite exporter TauE/SafE family protein encodes METLIVCSAALIAAALTLFSGFGMGTLLMPVFAIFFPVPVAVAQTAVVHLLNNIFKAAMFGRNADKRVLLRFGAPALISSFLGAWLLLSLAEASPLFSYTLGGREFHVQPAKLTIAVLMAGFAVLEVWPWFQKLSFDRRYLPFGGMLSGFFGGLSGHQGAMRSAFLIKSGLTKEVFIGTGVMLAVIVDISRMTVYAGMLASEDILSNPTTVVAATVAAFVGTFLGARLVKKVTIKFLQVIVSVMLFVVALGLGSGLL; translated from the coding sequence ATGGAAACCCTCATCGTTTGCAGCGCGGCCCTGATTGCCGCGGCATTGACCTTGTTTTCCGGTTTCGGCATGGGCACGCTGCTCATGCCGGTGTTCGCGATCTTCTTTCCGGTGCCCGTGGCCGTGGCCCAGACAGCAGTGGTCCACCTGCTGAACAACATCTTCAAGGCGGCCATGTTCGGGCGCAATGCGGACAAGCGCGTATTGCTGCGTTTCGGAGCGCCGGCCCTGATCTCCAGCTTTCTCGGGGCCTGGTTGCTGCTCTCCCTGGCCGAGGCCTCGCCTTTGTTTTCCTATACTTTGGGCGGGCGGGAATTCCACGTCCAGCCGGCCAAGTTGACCATCGCCGTGCTCATGGCCGGATTCGCGGTGCTGGAGGTCTGGCCCTGGTTCCAGAAACTGTCCTTTGACCGCAGATACCTGCCCTTCGGAGGCATGCTGAGCGGTTTTTTCGGCGGCCTGTCCGGCCACCAGGGCGCCATGCGCAGCGCCTTCCTGATCAAAAGCGGACTGACCAAGGAGGTCTTCATCGGCACCGGGGTTATGCTGGCCGTGATCGTAGATATTTCTCGAATGACGGTTTACGCGGGTATGCTCGCATCCGAGGACATTTTGAGCAACCCGACAACAGTGGTTGCCGCGACCGTGGCCGCTTTCGTGGGAACATTTCTGGGGGCAAGGCTGGTCAAGAAGGTGACCATCAAGTTCCTGCAGGTCATAGTTTCCGTGATGCTGTTCGTCGTGGCTCTGGGACTGGGTTCCGGTTTGTTGTAA